A single genomic interval of Novosphingobium ginsenosidimutans harbors:
- a CDS encoding outer membrane protein, with product MKHVIPIMLGAALLAASPACAEDNSFAGPYLGVEAGYEAYPDDFNGAMVGGIAGYNWAAGDLLLGIEGRYAKPFANSTLVTENTAATTTAKVSLKHQFGGSLRIGYRLSDNVALFANAGAERFTVDATRTVKPKPGCTPSPTAPCATTVTDFGFAETLFTAGASLEVGFGENWRGRLSYRYGDGDAYTRNTAAVALIYAF from the coding sequence ATGAAACATGTAATTCCGATAATGCTTGGCGCGGCACTGCTCGCGGCAAGCCCGGCCTGCGCCGAAGACAACAGCTTCGCCGGGCCCTACCTTGGCGTCGAGGCTGGCTATGAGGCCTACCCCGACGACTTCAACGGCGCGATGGTGGGCGGCATTGCCGGCTACAACTGGGCAGCGGGCGACCTGCTGCTGGGGATCGAAGGCCGCTATGCCAAGCCGTTCGCCAATTCGACCCTGGTGACCGAGAACACCGCAGCCACGACCACGGCCAAGGTTTCGCTCAAGCACCAGTTCGGCGGCTCGCTGCGGATCGGCTATCGCCTGTCCGACAACGTTGCGCTGTTCGCCAACGCCGGGGCCGAACGCTTCACGGTCGATGCCACGCGCACCGTCAAGCCGAAGCCGGGCTGCACGCCCAGCCCCACCGCGCCCTGCGCCACCACCGTGACCGATTTCGGCTTTGCCGAAACGCTGTTCACGGCCGGAGCCTCGCTTGAAGTCGGGTTCGGCGAGAACTGGCGCGGGCGGCTGAGCTATCGCTACGGCGATGGCGATGCCTACACCCGCAACACCGCTGCCGTCGCGTTGATCTACGCGTTCTGA
- a CDS encoding MarR family winged helix-turn-helix transcriptional regulator: MTEDPLAFQLFTEIGIIDQLGGTAFERTLPRGMTRAQFGVLQHLSRRARPSQSPGTIAAAMQVSRATMTSTLGRLVQRGLVEIADDPADGRGKQVRLTDAGEAMRQACIAAIMPLLPLVDRALAQPDQVRLLELLRQLREALDRARD, from the coding sequence ATGACCGAAGATCCGCTTGCCTTTCAACTGTTCACCGAAATCGGGATCATCGACCAGCTCGGCGGCACCGCCTTTGAGCGGACCCTGCCGCGCGGCATGACCCGGGCCCAGTTCGGGGTTCTGCAACATCTTTCGCGCCGGGCGCGGCCCAGCCAGTCGCCCGGGACAATCGCGGCGGCCATGCAGGTCAGCCGCGCGACCATGACCAGCACGCTTGGCCGGTTGGTCCAGCGTGGCCTGGTGGAGATTGCCGACGATCCCGCTGACGGGCGCGGCAAGCAGGTAAGACTTACCGATGCGGGCGAGGCTATGCGCCAGGCTTGCATTGCGGCAATCATGCCACTGCTGCCGTTAGTCGATAGGGCGCTGGCCCAACCGGATCAGGTGCGCTTGCTTGAACTGCTGCGGCAATTGCGCGAGGCACTGGACCGCGCGCGGGATTGA
- a CDS encoding FAD-binding domain-containing protein, with the protein MEWIPTRAAGLERLAQFLPHAGRAYAERRNIDFGPQDRSNVSALSPWLRRRLVTEEEVVAAVLARHGFTAAEKFIQEVAWRTYWKGWLELRPAMLEQFDADRIALKAQLEADRHLQRRFARAAEGATGIACFDAWVEELRGHGWLHNHARMWFASVWIFTLRLPWQLGADFFYKHLLDADPASNTLSWRWVAGLHTQGKHYLARAENIARNSGGRFAPYGQLDEAALPLSEDVPPLPVTPLALAPRHDGGPCALLLTEEDLHPESWDLMGEIKAIAVLPGATVAVPDSPAARFSAGALADAAARASAHFGVDCAKVTANEIPAWLAQQGQTTLVTAQVPVGLIAWQLRTVEARLAADGARLVALRRAWDDLLWPLATAGFFKLKTRLPGVIARLGLDPAAPRLL; encoded by the coding sequence ATGGAATGGATCCCGACCCGCGCCGCGGGCCTTGAACGGCTGGCGCAGTTCCTGCCCCACGCAGGTCGCGCTTATGCCGAGCGGCGCAACATCGATTTTGGGCCGCAGGACCGCTCAAACGTTTCGGCGCTTTCGCCCTGGCTGCGCCGGCGGCTGGTCACCGAAGAAGAGGTGGTAGCGGCCGTCCTGGCCCGGCACGGTTTCACAGCTGCCGAGAAATTCATTCAGGAAGTGGCTTGGCGAACCTATTGGAAAGGCTGGCTTGAACTGCGTCCTGCCATGCTCGAGCAGTTCGATGCAGATCGGATCGCACTGAAGGCGCAGCTTGAGGCGGATCGTCATCTGCAACGCCGCTTCGCCCGCGCGGCCGAAGGAGCCACCGGGATCGCCTGCTTCGATGCCTGGGTGGAAGAATTGCGGGGCCACGGCTGGCTCCACAACCATGCAAGGATGTGGTTCGCCAGCGTGTGGATCTTTACCCTGCGCCTGCCGTGGCAGCTGGGGGCGGACTTCTTCTACAAGCACCTGCTCGATGCCGATCCGGCCTCCAACACGCTGTCGTGGCGCTGGGTCGCGGGGCTGCACACGCAGGGCAAGCATTACCTGGCGCGGGCCGAAAACATCGCCCGTAATTCCGGTGGCAGGTTTGCCCCCTATGGTCAGCTTGATGAAGCGGCGCTGCCGCTGTCGGAAGATGTGCCGCCGCTACCGGTCACGCCGCTGGCTCTGGCCCCGCGACACGATGGCGGCCCCTGCGCGCTGCTGCTGACCGAGGAAGACCTGCATCCCGAAAGCTGGGATTTGATGGGTGAGATCAAAGCGATTGCGGTGCTACCCGGTGCAACTGTCGCGGTGCCTGACAGCCCTGCTGCACGCTTCTCGGCTGGGGCACTAGCGGATGCAGCGGCGCGCGCGTCAGCACATTTTGGCGTTGATTGCGCTAAAGTAACCGCCAACGAGATCCCGGCCTGGCTCGCCCAGCAAGGGCAAACCACTTTGGTGACCGCACAGGTGCCGGTCGGCCTGATCGCCTGGCAACTGCGCACTGTTGAAGCGCGGCTCGCGGCCGATGGCGCGCGGCTGGTTGCGCTTCGTCGTGCCTGGGACGATCTGCTCTGGCCACTGGCGACTGCGGGTTTCTTCAAGCTCAAGACCAGACTGCCCGGAGTGATCGCCCGGCTGGGGCTTGATCCGGCGGCACCCCGACTGCTTTGA
- a CDS encoding twin-arginine translocation pathway signal protein: MVSRRQVIAGLGGVLVAGAAAGTWRVMRQPDAAIGPWRDLARPVADARLDAFRHAILAPNPHNRQPWLIRLDGQDGATLTCDLAKRLPQTDPFDRQITIGFGTFIELASIAASSRGQRLEVIPFPDGEAQPRLDSRPVARLRFVPDPALRPDTLLPAIAARRTNRQVYRPLPAGRLATLAEPGVTFSDDPALLEALRQITVAAITRETRTPRTHQESVDLLRIGAAEIDAKPDGLALSGPLIEATAALGMTTRASIADPASTAYRLGLEDLQTTYASIPAAAWIATPDNSRASQIAAGRAYARLTLRAAAAGVAIHPLSQSMQEYPEMAELFASVHRLLVPEPGARLQMLARLGLADPVRPAARYPLEAHLLA; this comes from the coding sequence ATGGTTTCGCGGCGACAGGTGATAGCAGGATTGGGCGGCGTTCTGGTGGCGGGCGCCGCCGCGGGAACCTGGCGGGTCATGCGCCAGCCCGACGCGGCGATTGGACCATGGCGCGACCTCGCCAGACCAGTAGCCGATGCGCGGCTCGACGCCTTCCGCCACGCTATCCTTGCCCCCAATCCGCACAATCGCCAGCCGTGGCTGATCCGCCTTGATGGTCAGGATGGCGCAACGCTGACCTGCGACCTGGCCAAGCGCTTGCCCCAGACCGACCCCTTTGACCGGCAGATCACCATCGGCTTTGGGACCTTCATCGAACTCGCCAGCATTGCCGCCAGTTCGCGCGGGCAGCGGCTTGAGGTGATCCCATTTCCGGATGGCGAGGCCCAGCCGCGCCTCGACAGCCGTCCAGTCGCGCGGTTGCGCTTTGTGCCCGACCCGGCACTTCGCCCCGATACCTTGCTGCCGGCCATCGCTGCGCGGCGGACCAATCGCCAGGTCTATCGCCCGCTCCCGGCAGGCCGGCTGGCCACGCTTGCTGAGCCGGGCGTGACCTTCAGCGATGATCCAGCCCTGCTCGAAGCCCTGCGGCAGATCACCGTGGCGGCAATTACCCGCGAGACGCGAACCCCCCGGACGCATCAGGAAAGCGTCGATCTGCTGCGGATCGGCGCAGCGGAGATCGATGCCAAGCCAGATGGACTGGCACTTTCGGGTCCGCTGATCGAGGCTACCGCCGCTTTGGGCATGACCACCCGTGCCAGCATCGCCGATCCGGCGAGCACGGCCTACCGGCTGGGACTGGAAGATCTGCAAACCACCTATGCTTCGATCCCGGCCGCCGCCTGGATCGCAACCCCGGACAACAGCCGGGCCAGCCAGATCGCGGCGGGACGGGCCTATGCCCGGCTAACCTTGCGCGCCGCTGCGGCCGGGGTCGCGATCCACCCGCTCAGCCAGTCCATGCAGGAATATCCCGAAATGGCCGAGCTCTTTGCCTCCGTGCATCGTTTGCTGGTGCCAGAGCCGGGGGCTCGGCTACAGATGCTGGCGCGGCTGGGGCTGGCTGATCCGGTCCGCCCCGCTGCCCGCTATCCGCTGGAGGCCCACCTGCTCGCATGA
- a CDS encoding MFS transporter: MASIAQGSRISAARLNWLVILIGLSVLLNYVDRGAIGIAAPLMKAELDLSATGFGTAVSAFFWVYAPLCLFVGWLCDRFCVYRMFAAGIALWAVATLLTGFVHGIAALIVLRLILGLGESIAFPGSSKIFAAEVPAARRGYANAMVAAALAFGPAVGTFSGGLILAELGWRPIFWIFGAVTLLWLVPWHYVAAPLRTQSVSVPVADPVPLATIMRVPAVWLMGVGHFCTNYGFYFLLTWLPLYLVKSRDFSITDMTILTTLGFAVQGVMALVVGHVSDKWVAGGADEARVRRRMMIAGQALAAVSIGAVFFADGFAQVGACLVLAGIASALTSTNLFAIGQMFAGPRAAGVWIGLQNAVGNAAGIIGPVLTGLMIDRLGGYGWAFALTALVPALGALWWWKVVPPIKQFES, translated from the coding sequence ATGGCAAGCATTGCACAAGGCAGCCGGATCAGCGCGGCGCGGCTTAACTGGCTGGTGATCCTGATCGGCCTGTCGGTCCTGCTCAACTATGTCGATCGCGGGGCCATTGGCATTGCCGCGCCGCTGATGAAGGCGGAGCTGGACCTTTCCGCCACCGGTTTCGGCACGGCGGTCTCGGCCTTCTTCTGGGTCTATGCGCCGCTCTGCCTGTTCGTCGGCTGGCTGTGCGACCGATTCTGCGTCTACCGCATGTTCGCCGCCGGGATCGCGCTGTGGGCGGTGGCGACGCTGTTGACCGGCTTCGTTCACGGCATCGCGGCGCTGATCGTGCTGCGGCTGATCCTGGGGCTGGGTGAAAGCATCGCCTTTCCCGGTAGCTCGAAGATTTTCGCCGCAGAGGTTCCGGCCGCGCGGCGCGGCTATGCCAATGCCATGGTGGCTGCCGCGCTGGCATTTGGCCCGGCGGTCGGCACCTTCAGTGGCGGCCTGATCCTGGCCGAACTGGGCTGGCGGCCGATCTTCTGGATCTTTGGCGCGGTTACACTGCTCTGGCTGGTGCCCTGGCACTATGTCGCCGCGCCGCTGCGCACACAAAGCGTCAGCGTGCCGGTCGCCGATCCGGTGCCGCTGGCGACGATCATGCGGGTGCCCGCGGTCTGGCTGATGGGCGTCGGGCACTTCTGCACCAATTACGGGTTCTATTTCCTGCTGACCTGGCTGCCGCTCTACCTCGTCAAGTCGCGCGACTTTTCGATTACCGACATGACCATACTGACGACGCTGGGCTTTGCGGTGCAAGGGGTGATGGCGCTGGTGGTGGGCCATGTCTCTGACAAGTGGGTGGCTGGCGGCGCCGATGAGGCACGGGTCCGGCGGCGGATGATGATCGCGGGGCAAGCGCTTGCCGCCGTGTCGATCGGGGCGGTCTTCTTTGCCGATGGCTTTGCGCAGGTTGGCGCCTGCCTGGTCCTGGCCGGGATCGCCAGCGCGCTGACCTCGACCAACCTCTTCGCGATCGGCCAGATGTTTGCAGGCCCGCGCGCTGCGGGGGTGTGGATCGGGCTGCAGAACGCGGTCGGCAATGCTGCCGGCATCATCGGTCCGGTGCTGACCGGACTGATGATCGACCGGCTCGGCGGCTATGGCTGGGCCTTCGCGCTGACTGCCCTGGTCCCGGCGCTGGGCGCGCTGTGGTGGTGGAAAGTTGTCCCGCCAATCAAACAGTTCGAAAGCTGA
- the guaA gene encoding glutamine-hydrolyzing GMP synthase, whose product MSIQPSDSILIVDFGSQVTQLIARRVREAGVYSEIAPFSSAAAAFQRMQPKGIILSGGPASVLDENGPRIPEEILESGLPIMAICYGQQALMHQLGGEVVQGDSGEFGRAFIEVSDRCVLFDGLWAEGETHQVWMSHGDKVTALAPGFRPVASSPGAPYAVIANDEKRIYAMQFHPEVVHTPDGAKLYKNFVRHVCGLAGDWTMAEFRKTKIEEIRAQVGKGKVICGLSGGVDSAVAAVLIHEAIGDQLTCVFVDHGLMRLGEAEQVVSLFRGHYNIPLVHKDVSALFLNGLAGVTDPEAKRKFIGKTFIDVFEEEAKQVGGADFLAQGTLYPDVIESVSFTGGPSVTIKSHHNVGGLPDRMNMQLVEPLRELFKDEVRELGRELGLPEIFVGRHPFPGPGLAIRIPGEVTRERCDILRKADAIYLEEIRNAGLYDAIWQAFAVLLPVKTVGVMGDGRTYDSVCALRAVTSTDGMTADIYPFDAAFLSRVATRIINEVKGINRVVYDYTSKPPGTIEWE is encoded by the coding sequence ATGAGCATCCAGCCTTCAGATTCGATCCTGATCGTCGATTTCGGCAGCCAGGTAACCCAGCTGATCGCGCGCCGTGTGCGCGAAGCCGGGGTCTATTCGGAAATCGCGCCGTTCAGCAGCGCCGCCGCTGCTTTCCAGCGGATGCAGCCCAAGGGGATTATCCTTTCAGGCGGACCGGCCTCGGTACTTGATGAGAATGGTCCGCGCATCCCGGAGGAGATCCTGGAAAGCGGACTGCCGATCATGGCGATCTGCTATGGCCAGCAGGCGCTGATGCATCAGCTTGGCGGTGAAGTCGTGCAGGGTGACAGCGGCGAATTCGGCCGTGCCTTCATCGAGGTTTCGGACCGCTGTGTGCTGTTCGATGGCCTTTGGGCCGAAGGCGAGACCCACCAGGTCTGGATGAGCCACGGCGACAAGGTAACGGCGCTGGCCCCCGGCTTTCGCCCCGTCGCCAGCTCGCCCGGCGCGCCCTATGCGGTGATCGCGAATGACGAAAAGCGCATCTATGCGATGCAGTTCCACCCCGAAGTGGTCCACACGCCGGACGGGGCCAAGCTATACAAGAACTTCGTGCGCCATGTCTGCGGCCTTGCCGGCGATTGGACCATGGCCGAGTTCCGCAAGACCAAGATCGAGGAAATCCGCGCCCAGGTCGGCAAGGGAAAGGTGATCTGCGGCCTGTCGGGAGGGGTCGACAGTGCCGTCGCCGCGGTGCTGATCCACGAAGCGATCGGCGATCAGCTGACCTGTGTTTTCGTTGATCACGGCCTGATGCGGCTGGGCGAGGCCGAGCAGGTCGTCAGCCTGTTCCGCGGCCACTACAACATCCCGCTGGTCCACAAGGATGTCTCGGCGCTGTTCCTCAACGGCCTGGCCGGTGTCACCGACCCCGAAGCCAAGCGCAAGTTCATCGGCAAGACCTTTATCGACGTGTTCGAGGAAGAGGCCAAGCAAGTGGGTGGGGCCGATTTCCTCGCTCAGGGCACGCTCTATCCCGACGTCATCGAGTCCGTCTCCTTCACCGGCGGGCCAAGTGTCACGATCAAGAGCCACCACAATGTCGGCGGCCTGCCCGACCGCATGAACATGCAGCTGGTCGAACCCCTGCGTGAACTGTTCAAGGACGAAGTCCGCGAGCTGGGCCGCGAGCTGGGCCTGCCCGAAATCTTCGTCGGCCGCCATCCCTTCCCGGGGCCTGGTCTGGCCATCCGCATTCCAGGCGAAGTGACCCGCGAGCGGTGCGACATCCTGCGTAAGGCGGATGCGATCTATCTCGAGGAAATCCGCAACGCCGGGCTTTATGATGCGATCTGGCAGGCCTTCGCCGTGCTGCTGCCGGTCAAGACCGTCGGCGTGATGGGCGATGGCCGCACCTATGACTCGGTCTGTGCCCTGCGCGCCGTGACCAGCACCGACGGCATGACTGCCGATATCTATCCCTTCGACGCCGCCTTCCTAAGCCGCGTCGCGACCCGGATCATCAACGAGGTCAAGGGCATCAACCGCGTGGTCTATGACTATACGTCAAAGCCGCCGGGGACCATCGAGTGGGAGTGA
- a CDS encoding helix-turn-helix domain-containing protein: MGREDYNSLVARSESVGMALMCARVASNLSIEDLAARTKVSTRFLHALERDDFSVFVSRIYIMGFAKAYAKVVGLDGEGIVASLRRQLAPQ, from the coding sequence ATGGGTCGCGAAGATTACAATAGCCTGGTCGCCAGGAGCGAGAGCGTTGGCATGGCGCTGATGTGCGCGCGCGTCGCCAGCAACCTGTCGATCGAGGATCTGGCCGCGCGGACCAAGGTCAGCACCCGCTTCCTCCACGCGCTGGAGCGGGACGATTTCTCCGTCTTCGTCAGCCGCATCTACATCATGGGTTTCGCCAAGGCCTATGCCAAGGTCGTCGGCCTCGATGGCGAAGGCATCGTCGCCTCGCTGCGGCGCCAACTGGCACCGCAATAG
- a CDS encoding asparaginase domain-containing protein: protein MTTGILVLTTGGTIDKNYFDALSEYQIVDSGIPALLAEARVALPFRVVELMRKDSLELTQADRALIASAAREAPESRIVVTHGTDTMTDTAKVLAAEVPGKTICLTGALSPARFAETDANFNLGMAFATVQTAAPGVWIAMSGQVFDGLKVRKDRAAGKFVAL, encoded by the coding sequence ATGACCACAGGCATTCTCGTCCTCACCACCGGCGGCACGATCGACAAGAACTACTTCGATGCGCTTTCGGAATACCAGATCGTTGACAGCGGGATCCCCGCCCTGCTGGCCGAGGCGCGGGTCGCGCTGCCGTTCCGGGTGGTCGAGCTGATGCGCAAGGACAGCCTTGAGCTGACCCAGGCCGACCGCGCGCTGATCGCCAGCGCCGCGCGCGAGGCGCCTGAAAGCCGGATCGTCGTCACCCACGGCACCGATACGATGACGGATACGGCCAAGGTCCTTGCCGCCGAGGTGCCGGGCAAGACGATCTGCCTGACCGGTGCGCTATCGCCCGCCCGCTTTGCCGAGACTGATGCGAACTTCAACCTGGGCATGGCCTTTGCCACGGTCCAGACCGCCGCGCCGGGGGTCTGGATCGCGATGAGTGGGCAGGTGTTCGATGGACTGAAGGTGCGGAAGGACCGCGCAGCGGGGAAGTTCGTTGCGCTCTGA
- a CDS encoding BTAD domain-containing putative transcriptional regulator — protein sequence MPLAPAASTLAIRLIGSTRASFDGADLPLPASRKTRAILAYLLLADRPVSRQQLCELFFDVPDDPRAALRWSLSKLRGVLEADGVERVRTQRDQVSIDTAGLWVDALALRSLPHDLGSLDAVALAAVLGWSPEPLLADADLPNRPDYAAWLVAERHRAQAVLALVLTALAERQEDNPAAQIEPLQRLIALDPLDAAAYQRLIAVLVELGRRSDAEALAGQAERALAQNGIDPGAALRQPLRRRIDTSVAAVDPAPPLPERASAAPVVAVLPVVDLSMEPLPGHVTDGFFEGLVHALSRFQSLVTIAGASTSRMRGVIDDPVEIARRLGADILVGGSLIATRDGTLRFRWRAIDGQTARIVTSGELEGHCDDVWDLQEAAARVVAVEVEPRAQAEALRARAACPTASASAYDHYLRGVVAAFRADPRDFGTALDHFEQAIALDPRFHPALALAPWAASYANRIRTPAERDHYAAMSRAALRHGADDARTLATAGGALCYMARDHAAAWQAVNRAITINPNEHTAWSTGGWMHAMNGDAAEAHRMFDRSSRLNPLASNALGLTAGRAMAELLAGSAEQAEAYVIEALDGSESHPSALMTGVATAALLGLAQLEQRRAALLRLYPEGIDSQSIRHLPFERPECQERYFAALRLGGVPG from the coding sequence TTGCCGCTTGCCCCTGCCGCCTCGACCCTTGCGATCCGCCTGATTGGATCGACCCGCGCCAGTTTCGATGGGGCCGACCTGCCGCTGCCCGCATCGCGCAAGACGCGGGCGATCCTCGCTTATCTGCTGCTGGCCGACCGCCCGGTCAGCCGCCAGCAACTCTGCGAGCTGTTCTTTGACGTGCCCGACGATCCGCGCGCGGCCCTACGCTGGAGCCTCAGCAAGCTGCGCGGTGTGCTGGAGGCCGACGGGGTCGAGCGGGTCCGCACCCAGCGCGACCAGGTCTCGATCGATACTGCGGGGCTGTGGGTCGATGCCCTGGCGCTGCGCAGCCTGCCGCACGACCTGGGCAGTCTTGATGCGGTTGCGCTCGCCGCAGTCCTCGGCTGGTCTCCCGAGCCGCTACTGGCCGATGCCGATCTGCCCAACCGCCCGGACTATGCCGCCTGGCTGGTGGCAGAGCGCCACCGCGCGCAAGCGGTGCTGGCACTGGTCCTGACCGCGCTGGCTGAGCGGCAAGAGGACAATCCCGCTGCGCAGATCGAACCGCTGCAACGTCTGATCGCGCTCGATCCGCTCGATGCTGCGGCTTATCAGCGCCTGATCGCGGTGCTGGTCGAACTCGGCCGGCGCAGCGATGCCGAAGCGCTGGCGGGTCAGGCCGAGCGGGCGCTGGCGCAGAATGGGATCGACCCGGGCGCGGCGCTGCGCCAGCCCTTGCGCCGCCGGATCGACACATCCGTGGCCGCGGTGGATCCGGCGCCGCCGCTGCCAGAGCGGGCCAGCGCTGCGCCGGTGGTCGCGGTTCTGCCTGTGGTCGATCTCAGCATGGAGCCGCTCCCCGGCCATGTCACCGACGGCTTCTTCGAAGGGCTGGTCCATGCCTTGTCGCGGTTCCAGTCGCTGGTGACCATTGCCGGCGCTTCGACCAGCCGGATGCGCGGCGTGATCGACGATCCGGTCGAAATCGCGCGGCGGCTCGGGGCCGATATCCTGGTTGGCGGCAGCCTGATCGCCACGCGCGACGGCACCTTGCGGTTCCGCTGGCGGGCTATCGATGGCCAGACTGCGCGGATCGTCACCTCAGGCGAACTGGAGGGACACTGCGACGATGTCTGGGACCTACAGGAAGCCGCCGCGCGCGTGGTTGCGGTAGAAGTGGAGCCGCGCGCCCAGGCGGAGGCTTTGCGCGCCCGCGCTGCCTGCCCGACCGCATCGGCCAGTGCCTATGATCACTACCTGCGCGGAGTGGTCGCAGCCTTCCGCGCCGACCCGCGCGACTTTGGCACCGCGCTGGACCATTTCGAACAGGCGATTGCGCTCGATCCGCGCTTTCATCCGGCCCTGGCCTTGGCCCCCTGGGCAGCGAGCTATGCCAACCGGATCCGCACGCCAGCCGAGCGCGACCACTACGCCGCGATGAGCCGCGCCGCGCTGCGCCACGGGGCCGACGATGCCCGTACGCTGGCAACCGCCGGCGGGGCACTCTGCTACATGGCGCGCGACCATGCCGCAGCGTGGCAGGCGGTCAACCGGGCGATTACGATCAACCCGAACGAGCATACCGCCTGGAGCACCGGCGGCTGGATGCACGCGATGAACGGCGATGCGGCCGAGGCCCACCGGATGTTCGATCGCTCGTCCCGCCTCAACCCGCTGGCCAGCAATGCGCTGGGGCTGACGGCCGGACGCGCCATGGCAGAACTGCTGGCCGGGAGCGCGGAGCAGGCCGAAGCCTATGTGATCGAAGCTCTTGATGGATCGGAAAGCCATCCGTCAGCGCTGATGACCGGGGTGGCGACTGCCGCGCTGCTTGGGCTTGCGCAGCTTGAACAGCGCCGCGCCGCGCTGCTGCGGCTCTATCCCGAAGGGATCGACAGCCAGAGCATCCGCCACCTGCCCTTCGAGCGGCCAGAGTGCCAGGAGCGCTACTTTGCTGCGCTGCGGCTGGGCGGAGTGCCAGGCTAG
- a CDS encoding class I adenylate-forming enzyme family protein, with the protein MTADPALQLDLPFGSFPGLIAAWGEYRGDAPALYDGAVTLSWREMADRVERIAARLQADGLQRGQAVAILGTTTVNYALIYLAAIRAGGCAAPLTTSASPEQLAGMAKDSGAIHLFIDRAKLTELGDFKLPIENQIVLDEDLEGFMAPAGTKAAPFDPEDADPLNIIYSSGTTGIPKGIVHSHGMRWRQMTFRASLNYGADSRTLTSTPLYSNTTMAVFLPTMYSGGYVSLMGKFDTEKWLERAQAERITHTMLVPVQYRRLMQFERFDDYDLASMKMKYCTSAPFPADLKGEVLRRMPGGLIEIYGMTEGGVACIFPVHEHPDKLHTVGKPAPGHFLKVLDENLKEVPPGTPGELVGKSPTMMLGYKNQPEKTREGYWIDPEDGSVWQRMGDVGRVDADGFVELVGRTKDVIISGGFNIFPIDLESELAKDERVVEAAVVGVQSEKWGETPVGFVVLRPGVGEESLEDIRIVANSRLGKTQRVAELYAIAEMPRSHIGKLLKTDLRELVPAKPR; encoded by the coding sequence ATGACTGCCGATCCCGCCCTGCAGCTTGACCTGCCCTTCGGGTCCTTTCCCGGCCTGATCGCCGCCTGGGGCGAATATCGCGGCGATGCCCCGGCGCTTTACGATGGCGCGGTCACGCTCTCGTGGCGCGAAATGGCAGACCGGGTTGAGCGGATCGCCGCCCGGCTCCAGGCCGATGGGCTGCAACGCGGCCAGGCGGTGGCGATCCTGGGCACCACCACGGTCAATTACGCGCTGATCTACCTCGCCGCGATCCGCGCCGGGGGCTGTGCCGCGCCGCTGACTACCAGCGCCAGCCCGGAACAGCTGGCGGGGATGGCCAAGGATTCGGGCGCGATCCACCTGTTCATCGATCGCGCCAAGCTGACCGAACTGGGCGATTTCAAGTTGCCGATCGAAAACCAGATCGTCCTCGATGAAGACCTGGAGGGTTTTATGGCGCCGGCAGGGACCAAGGCCGCGCCGTTCGATCCGGAGGATGCCGACCCGCTCAACATCATCTACTCTTCAGGGACCACTGGCATCCCCAAGGGCATCGTCCACAGCCACGGCATGCGCTGGCGGCAGATGACCTTCCGCGCCTCGCTCAATTACGGCGCGGACAGCCGCACGCTGACCTCGACCCCGCTCTATTCGAACACCACCATGGCCGTGTTCCTGCCGACGATGTACTCGGGCGGCTATGTCTCGCTGATGGGCAAGTTCGACACCGAAAAGTGGCTCGAACGCGCCCAGGCCGAGCGGATCACTCACACCATGCTGGTCCCGGTGCAGTACCGCCGGCTGATGCAGTTCGAACGCTTCGACGACTATGACCTCGCGTCGATGAAGATGAAGTACTGCACCAGCGCGCCGTTCCCGGCCGATCTCAAGGGAGAGGTGCTGCGGCGGATGCCCGGCGGCCTGATCGAGATCTATGGCATGACAGAGGGCGGGGTGGCGTGCATCTTCCCGGTCCACGAACACCCCGACAAGCTCCACACTGTCGGCAAGCCCGCACCGGGCCATTTCCTGAAAGTGCTGGACGAGAACCTGAAGGAAGTGCCGCCTGGCACCCCCGGCGAACTGGTCGGCAAGTCGCCCACCATGATGCTGGGCTACAAGAACCAGCCCGAAAAGACCCGCGAAGGCTATTGGATCGATCCCGAGGACGGCTCGGTCTGGCAGCGGATGGGCGATGTCGGGCGGGTCGACGCCGATGGCTTCGTCGAACTGGTCGGGCGGACCAAGGATGTGATCATCTCGGGGGGGTTCAACATCTTCCCGATCGACCTTGAAAGCGAACTCGCCAAGGACGAGCGCGTGGTCGAAGCCGCTGTGGTGGGCGTCCAATCGGAGAAGTGGGGCGAAACCCCGGTCGGCTTTGTCGTGCTGCGGCCGGGCGTCGGCGAAGAATCCCTGGAGGACATCCGAATCGTCGCCAACAGCCGCCTTGGCAAGACCCAGCGCGTGGCCGAACTCTACGCCATCGCCGAGATGCCGCGCAGCCATATCGGCAAGCTGCTGAAGACCGATCTGCGGGAGCTCGTGCCGGCGAAACCGCGCTGA